The nucleotide window CAAAGAGCAGTCGCTCGTCATGCTCTATCGGTTGATGTTCGTCCTCTACGCGGAGGCCCAGGGACTTATCCATCCGGACGACGCCGACGCCCAGTCAGATTACGAAAAGAACTTCAGCCTCGATGCACTCAGACTGCGGATTCACGAGGAGATCGGGGAGGTCGATACTGGGTTCGAAGCGGCGTACAACGAGCACTCGACGAGAATGTGGAACCGCCTTGCCGACTTGTTCCAGTTGATCGACGAGGGACAGGCCGACCTCGGGATTCCACCGTACAACGGCGGGCTGTTCGATCACGACCAACACGACTTTCTCACCGAGCACACGGTGAGCGATCGGTATCTCGCGGAGGTGATCTACCGACTCTCGACGACCGAGAACGACGCGGGCCGGTACGTCCTCGCGGACTACGCCGATCTGGACACGCGCCACCTCGGCAGCGTCTACGAGGGACTACTCGAACACCACTTCCGGATCGCACCGGAGCAGTACGCCGCCGTCGCCGCCGACGGCGGGCAAGTCTGGGAACCCGCCAGCGAGGTGACGGTCGCCGACGCGGTCGAGACCGTCCCCCAGGGTGGGCTGTACGTCGTCAACGACGAGGGCGAGCGCAAGGCGACGGGGGCGTACTACACGCCGGACTACGTGGTGACCTACATCGTCGAGGAGACCGTCGGGCCGCTGGTCGAGGAGATTCACGACGACCTCGAATCCCAGGGCTACGAGCGCGGGACCCAGGCGTACGTCAGCCCGTTCATCCGGCGGGTGACCGACCTCGAAATCCTTGACCCCGCGATGGGGAGTGGGCACTTCCTCACGCGCGCGACAGAGTACCTCGCCAACGAGGTGATGGCCGAGTTGCGCGACGTCGAGACGGAGATGGGCGTCGCCATCGACGAACAGCAGATGCGCCGGGACATCGCCAAGGAGTGCATCTACGGCGTGGACATCAACGGGATGGCCGTCGAACTCGCGAAGCTGTCGATGTGGCTGGAGACGCTGGCGACCGACCGACCGCTGGCGTTCCTCGACCACCACTTCAAGCTGGGCAACTCACTTGTCGGGTCAGACATTGAGGATATCAAGGAACTGGAATCGGATGCTAACGGTGATGATGAGCAGTCGTCACTGGCTGAATTCGGCGCAACACGTGAAGGAACTATTGAGCGCCTAATGGACATCTACAGTGAGTTTGTGGCCATCGAGAGCGAGACGGTTGAGGACGTGCGGGAAATGAAACGCAAGTATGCCGAAATCGAACAGGATGAATTACGCCAAAGATTGGTGGCAATGGCTAATGTCCATTCTGCTGAGGACTTTGAATTAGATCCACCAGATGGAGCTTACGAGAGGATGGCAAAGGCCCTTGAAAACGAAGAGAAGTGGGATAATATTGCTGAAACAGACTGGTTTAGCACAGCGCAGGAAATTGCAGATAATCATAGCTTCTTCCACTGGAGATTAGCCTTCCCAGAGGTGTTCTACAGGGAGATTACCGAAAGTTACGAGGACATAGAAAAAGAAAATCCCGGCTTTGACGTGATAATAGGGAATCCTCCGTATCTAAACGCATGGTCGATGACTGAAAAGATGCCAGAGTTACGTGATGCACTGAAACGTGGATACAGTGACTCTGGTGCCTTAGAAGGACATTGGGATATGTACCTCTCTTTCGTTGTTCGTTCGCTTGAACTCACCCGTGATCGTGGATACCACTCATTCATCCTTCCGAATACGCTATTGACAGAAAAATATGCGAAACAATTGAGGAAACTAATACTCTCAAAGCACAAAATAAAGAGCATATTGGACTTTGAGGAACGAGAAGTTTTTCCTGGGGTTGATCGACAGTGTGTCGTTTACGTTATTGAAGCACACAATAGTAGTTCTGGAGATCAACAGTCGCTTCGAACCTGTGTCCAACAGGAGCCATTTGAGTTTCGTGAGGAGTCTAGAGTATCTCCAAATGTTTGGCTAAATGTATATAATTTCCAGATACGAGTGGACAAGAACTATGTTGAAAATCACCTGCCATTAATAGAAAAAGTAGACAATAATTCAGATTGGTTAGGGCAGTATTTGTATGTGAATGTTGGTGCTACGGTCTCAAGTAAGGAATCAGGAGGGTTTACAAAGTCAGATGTTGTTTCTGCTGAGCCAATCGGGAATGACAAGAAGTTCTTCGAAGGTACCGATTTACAACGATGGCATATTGATTGGCAAGATCAATGGCTCGATTATCGTGAAGACGAAATGTCGGGCGCACGCCAACCAGAGATGTTTGAGTCTGATAAAATCGTAGTTCGGAAACGGACAGACGAAGGCGGGCGACTTGCGGGTGCGTTTGATAGCACCTCGATGTACTGTGATGATACTGTGATTGTCTGCTGTGAATATGAGCCTTTAGAAGATACAGGAGCTACGACCGATTTCGAAGGATTCGATAGATTAGACGAGGGTCTTAATATGTCATTTATTTTGTCCCTTATAAATTCCACATTTATGTCTTGGGTTTTCAAGTACAAATTCGAGACAGGTGCCCTACAAGGTTCATACTCTGACGTATGGCCCCAGTCTGTTCGTAATTTTCCAATACCATGTAGAGATGCAATCAGTTCAGAGTATAGAGAGGGAGTGGGCTACGAAGAAAAAATGATACAGCTTCGTTCCGACATAGAGGAAAGCAAATCTGAAAAAGCGAGTCTAAATCTTAATTTGGCAGATTATCTTGGTAGTTATGATAGTGGACAATCGTTTTCAGATTTGTCTCCAACTCCGCCAGAAGGATTTGCAGATAGTATCTTAAATGAGAGTGAAAACACCACCGACGAGTTTGAAACTCTCAGAATCTCCGGTGTAGAGATACAAGAGGAAGGAGATATTTTGACTGTTTTTGCAATCCCATATGTTAAACCGGTTGAATCTGTTCGAGACGAATACGATACGAATAATCGAGGCTATGCAACCCTCAATCCAGAACCTGCAATGGTATTTCAGGGGCTCGATAAAGAGATGATTGCACTAATACGAGGCTTCGTTCCGTTCGCTGTTGCCAACGAAGAAGGTGGGTTTGCAGATAACGCTACTAAGACAATATCGCTTATTGACCGGCTCGAAGACATTACTCTCCCGAAATTAGAAGACGTGAAGGAAGGACTGGATCGATACCGCGAAAAGGTAGACCGTGCTGAGGAACTGACTGAGCGCATACACGAAAAAGAGGGCACTATCGACGATATGACATATGAACTGTACGACCTGACTAATGAAGAAATCGAAATCGTTGAGGAAGCTGTCGCCACCGATTGAACGACTATAGCCTGACTACCCACTCGTGTGTGTTCGGTTCAAGATGAGCGCGACACTGCTGTCGGAACGAAATCCCGGTCGGAGCTTATCGCTCCATCCTCGGATCAGCATATTTGTAATCGTTAACTCATCCATTATGTGTTTCCTGTTACGGGTCGGTTGGTGATTTCGAGCGATGATGATCAGCACTCGTTCCGACAGCACGCGCCCCGGGCGGGCTGACTCTGACGATTTTGTTGCCTTCGTTCACAGTCGAAGTATGTAGTTCAGCGTCTCTTTGATCAACTCAGGTTTTTCGAATAGCGGCTAACGCTGTGCCTTAGGAAAGGTTATAAATCAGCCATCAGAATGGCGGTTTATCGAGCCCGAAATGAGGTATTTAGCGGTCAACAGCCTCACTGTATCCGTTTGCGTTGAGGGCTCTGTCCCGTAGGGGTCCGCCGGTTCGAATTCGGTCCCACGCACTACCACCTTATTCTGCGTCGGGTTCGCTCGCGAACCACTCCTTGAAAAATCTGGACCAAAAAGATCCGGACCCTCCCTGCCTCGCGGCGTCGCCGCTCGGCTTCCCGAGGTCGCTCCGCGACCTCGCACCGGTCGGGTCCGGCGAACCGCCTCGTGCCTTCGGCACTCGGCGGATGCATAGAGCCGAGAACACAATTCGGCAGCGACCCGAACCCGTTTGACGCGGGGGTCGCCACCAACGTGTTCGCGAATCGAGCATGATCCCAAAAAGGTGGTAAATGGGTGGCCGACCGCGGAGGCTTTCCCTGACCATCGGCTACCCGTCTCCAATGACCGACGCCACCATCGACGTGCCCGACGCCATCGACAGCGTCGAAGCCCGCGCCGACGGCACGGTGACCGTCACCGCGACCCCGCTGCAGACCGCGATCCGCCGAACCCCGACCGACGAGCCGACCTGGACCGTCGAGATTCGTGTGCCCACGATCGATGCCGTCGCCACCGACCCCGTCGGGGCCGCCGTCCAGGACGACTGGTTCGAGACGTTTCGCAGGCGCGCCCGCGAGGCCAGCGGTGCGACCCGCCGGTCGATCGACCCCGAGGTGTCGATCGATCGCACCGACGACCACGTCGTCGTGACCTACGCCTTCGAAGAGCGAGTCACCGATCGCGCACTGGAAGTCGCCCGCGATATCGCGCTGTTCGTCGAAGGCACCTACGTCCAGGGCGCGATCCCCGGCTACGACTACGAGCCACCACTGTCGAAACTGCTGCATCGGGCGAAAGAGAGCGGCGATCCGACCGCCTGACGGGCGAGCGAGTCGTCAGCATTTTGCGACCCGGTCACGTATCTCGCTTTGCCATGGTGAGTGTCATGGCGGAATCATCAACACCGCCCCTCTCGGGGCAGATCATCAATGGACGATTCAGCG belongs to Halococcoides cellulosivorans and includes:
- a CDS encoding DUF5813 family protein, which encodes MTDATIDVPDAIDSVEARADGTVTVTATPLQTAIRRTPTDEPTWTVEIRVPTIDAVATDPVGAAVQDDWFETFRRRAREASGATRRSIDPEVSIDRTDDHVVVTYAFEERVTDRALEVARDIALFVEGTYVQGAIPGYDYEPPLSKLLHRAKESGDPTA
- a CDS encoding Eco57I restriction-modification methylase domain-containing protein, which produces MSQATLPDRPYVNSNLFTGHYLDNRVRDRDDWDCDEAARAAMEELQALHEREGSIVEGFNESELIDNWIDEVLEVLGFGTKEEVTLPDGAGHVDKSLFEDESTRRDAAELYLQTESMADVFERGIGILEAKQWDADFTAEFSEHRQYRNASHQIKHYLEKTPSAIQWGILTNGRKWRLYGTKDYETQTYYEVDLPELLESGDLERFKYFFVFFRPAAFRESGGTTFLDEVRSESETAAQQLGDDLQDNVFTALRVLGRGFVETNDLAIDPDDEAALEELKEQSLVMLYRLMFVLYAEAQGLIHPDDADAQSDYEKNFSLDALRLRIHEEIGEVDTGFEAAYNEHSTRMWNRLADLFQLIDEGQADLGIPPYNGGLFDHDQHDFLTEHTVSDRYLAEVIYRLSTTENDAGRYVLADYADLDTRHLGSVYEGLLEHHFRIAPEQYAAVAADGGQVWEPASEVTVADAVETVPQGGLYVVNDEGERKATGAYYTPDYVVTYIVEETVGPLVEEIHDDLESQGYERGTQAYVSPFIRRVTDLEILDPAMGSGHFLTRATEYLANEVMAELRDVETEMGVAIDEQQMRRDIAKECIYGVDINGMAVELAKLSMWLETLATDRPLAFLDHHFKLGNSLVGSDIEDIKELESDANGDDEQSSLAEFGATREGTIERLMDIYSEFVAIESETVEDVREMKRKYAEIEQDELRQRLVAMANVHSAEDFELDPPDGAYERMAKALENEEKWDNIAETDWFSTAQEIADNHSFFHWRLAFPEVFYREITESYEDIEKENPGFDVIIGNPPYLNAWSMTEKMPELRDALKRGYSDSGALEGHWDMYLSFVVRSLELTRDRGYHSFILPNTLLTEKYAKQLRKLILSKHKIKSILDFEEREVFPGVDRQCVVYVIEAHNSSSGDQQSLRTCVQQEPFEFREESRVSPNVWLNVYNFQIRVDKNYVENHLPLIEKVDNNSDWLGQYLYVNVGATVSSKESGGFTKSDVVSAEPIGNDKKFFEGTDLQRWHIDWQDQWLDYREDEMSGARQPEMFESDKIVVRKRTDEGGRLAGAFDSTSMYCDDTVIVCCEYEPLEDTGATTDFEGFDRLDEGLNMSFILSLINSTFMSWVFKYKFETGALQGSYSDVWPQSVRNFPIPCRDAISSEYREGVGYEEKMIQLRSDIEESKSEKASLNLNLADYLGSYDSGQSFSDLSPTPPEGFADSILNESENTTDEFETLRISGVEIQEEGDILTVFAIPYVKPVESVRDEYDTNNRGYATLNPEPAMVFQGLDKEMIALIRGFVPFAVANEEGGFADNATKTISLIDRLEDITLPKLEDVKEGLDRYREKVDRAEELTERIHEKEGTIDDMTYELYDLTNEEIEIVEEAVATD